In Rhodamnia argentea isolate NSW1041297 chromosome 11, ASM2092103v1, whole genome shotgun sequence, one genomic interval encodes:
- the LOC115727478 gene encoding MDIS1-interacting receptor like kinase 2-like has translation MTHLNPVSNPVGLHVRRLMTAATWILTALALSHSYPALATRAEADALRRSGWWPHSVTSNTSVSHCEWPGIVCDDSGSVASIDKLAGSCNGCWDGGNFSSMNFSLLPNLGFLRLPDNGLAGIVPRQLCELPLWYLDLSGNNLNGEFPLCLQNLTMLEVLDIHYNEIASPFPSRLGNLKKLGYLDLSFNLLRGPILPEIGNLTNLKYLCIDENQYGGSIPSEIGNLKGLIWLTLGSNSFTGPIPSEIGDLKNLTYLDLSNNNFSREIPLQLGSLVMVSYLDLRDNSLQGSVPNLKKLSLLSHIDLSNNNLTGRIPDNLLDIGYRDFGGNEFLEYATIEADLDALRGSGWWSSYDTSNSSKTHCTWLGISCDNSGSVVKIDIPQGIRALTGIIPLQICALLKLRHLNLSHNHLIGHLPLCLQNLAMLEVIDVHTNLLNSLIPPELGNLKRLIYLDLSFNALHGTIPSTLGHLDYVDLSYNRLTGKIPNNLAHVRYGAFKGNEGLEKADGHERMARIILMMVLIPLVAILVLGPLIILRRRTKSMRSEIATKNGDFLSIWNYDGTMAYEDIINATEDFDIKYCIGTGGYGSVYRVQLPNGKIVALKKLHRHEAEDPSFDKSFRNEVKHLTEVRHRSIIKLHGFCLHKRCMFLVYEYMERGSLFCALRNDVEAVELDWSKRLNIVWDIAHALSYLHHDCTQPIVHRDISSNNILLNNNMKAFLSDFGTARLLEPNFSSNLTADIAGTRGYIAPELAYTLVINEKCDVYSFGTVAMEIIMGEHPGEMILILSTLFREDIMLHRILDSRLPIPRENYIARSIILVVSLALACLSRDPKSRPAMKQVSEAFLAPKLTLDKPFHSISLAQLQEMNRGIWWEGGTTETSSSLQEEQGP, from the exons ATGACTCATTTGAATCCTGTAAGCAATCCCGTCGGCTTGCATGTTCGCCGGCTGATGACCGCAGCTACATGGATCCTTACTGCGCTAGCTCTCTCCCACAGCTACCCTGCCCTCGCCACCAGAGCAGAGGCGGATGCTCTTCGTCGCAGTGGGTGGTGGCCTCACTCCGTTACGAGCAACACGTCCGTGTCGCATTGCGAGTGGCCTGGCATTGTCTGTGATGATTCTGGAAGCGTCGCCTCAATAGACAAGTTAGCAGGAAGCTGCAATGGTTGCTGGGACGGAGGGAATTTTAGCAGCATGAATTTCTCTTTGCTCCCGAATCTCGGCTTTCTTCGGCTGCCTGACAATGGCCTCGCCGGTATCGTTCCCCGTCAACTATGTGAACTCCCGCTCTGGTACCTCGACTTGTCCGGCAATAACCTAAACGGTGAGTTTCCTCTCTGTCTCCAAAACCTCACAATGCTAGAAGTTCTTGACATTCATTATAATGAAATCGCTAGTCCTTTCCCTTCTAGATTGGGAAATCTGAAGAAGCTAGGGTACCTAGATCTCAGTTTCAATTTGCTTCGTGGCCCTATACTTCCGGAAATAGGGAACTTGACAAACTTGAAATACCTATGTATTGATGAGAATCAATATGGCGGATCTATCCCGTCAGAAATAGGTAATTTGAAGGGCTTAATTTGGTTGACGCTGGGTTCAAACTCCTTCACAGGCCCCATTCCATCGGAAATTGGAGATTTGAAGAATCTCACTTATCTAGATTTGAGCAATAACAACTTCTCTCGAGAAATCCCTCTTCAACTTGGGAGTTTGGTCATGGTAAGCTATCTTGATCTTCGGGATAATTCTCTACAGGGTTCAGTTCCCAATCTAAAAAAACTTTCCCTCTTAAGTCACATCGATTTGTCAAACAATAATCTCACGGGAAGAATTCCAGATAATCTGCTCGACATTGGTTATAGAGATTTCGGTGGCAACGAATTTTTGGAATATGCTACCATAGAAGCAGATTTAGATGCTCTTCGTGGCAGTGGCTGGTGGTCCTCTTATGACACGAGCAACAGTTCCAAAACACATTGCACGTGGCTCGGCATTTCATGTGACAATTCTGGAAGCGTCGTCAAAATAGACATACCACAAGGAATACGTGCGCTCACCGGTATCATTCCCCTTCAAATATGTGCGCTCCTAAAGCTCAGGCACCTCAATTTGTCCCACAATCACCTAATTGGCCATTTACCTCTTTGTCTCCAAAACCTCGCCATGTTAGAAGTCATTGACGTTCATACTAATCTGCTCAATAGTCTTATCCCTCCCGAATTGGGAAATCTGAAGAGGTTGATCTACCTAGACCTCAGTTTCAATGCACTTCATGGCACGATCCCTTCGACTCTTGGTCACTTAGATTATGTCGACTTGTCGTACAATCGTCTCacgggaaaaattccaaataatttgGCCCATGTTCGTTATGGAGCTTTCAAAGGTAATGAAGGTTTGGAAAAGGCTGATGGTCATGAAAGAATGGCTAGGATTATACTTATGATGGTACTTATTCCACTGGTGGCTATATTAGTTCTTGGGCCTTTGATAATACTCCGACGAAGAACGAAGAGCATGCGATCAGAGATAGCAACAAAAAATGGCGATTTCTTGTCAATATGGAATTACGATGGGACAATGGCATATGAAGACATAATCAATGCAACGGAAGACTTTGACATTAAATATTGCATTGGAACTGGCGGATACGGTAGTGTCTATAGAGTGCAGTTGCCCAATGGGAAGATCGTGGCATTGAAGAAACTTCACCGTCATGAAGCAGAGGACCCATCTTTTGACAAGAGCTTCCGAAATGAAGTGAAACACTTGACAGAAGTACGACACAGAAGCATAATTAAGCTCCATGGTTTTTGCTTACACAAGCGATGCATGTTCTTGGTTTATGAGTATATGGAAAGGGGGAGTCTATTTTGTGCTTTGAGAAATGACGTCGAAGCAGTGGAATTAGACTGGTCTAAAAGACTCAATATTGTTTGGGATATTGCACATGCCCTGTCTTACCTGCACCACGATTGCACGCAGCCAATTGTTCATCGTGACATATCTAGCAACAACATTTTGCTCAACAACAACATGAAGGCTTTCTTATCAGACTTTGGCACGGCAAGACTCCTAGAACCTAATTTCTCATCTAATCTCACTGCAGATATCGCAGGCACTCGTGGATATATAGCACCAG aGCTTGCTTACACTTTGGTGATCAATGAGAAATGCGATGTATACAGCTTTGGAACGGTAGCAATGGAAATCATAATGGGTGAGCATCCAGGTGAGATGATCTTAATACTGTCGACACTTTTCAGAGAAGATATTATGCTACATCGAATATTAGACTCACGCTTGCCAATCCCAAGAGAGAATTACATCGCAAGAAGTATCATTCTGGTAGTTTCCCTGGCGCTTGCTTGCTTAAGTCGCGACCCAAAGTCGCGACCCGCGATGAAACAAGTTTCGGAAGCTTTTCTAGCGCCAAAACTAACGTTGGACAAGCCCTTCCATTCAATCTCGCTTGCGCAGCTCCAAGAAATGAATCGAGGAATATGGTGGGAAGGTGGAACCACGGAAACATCGTCAAGCCTACAAGAAGAGCAAGGACCATGA
- the LOC115733211 gene encoding MDIS1-interacting receptor like kinase 2-like gives MSIIAQKKDRQRSTRTQESKTKFMGSSVSYPIAILLIMWATSALSNSACSPTSEASALLRSGWWPDYKTGNGSLPPCMWPNVACYANGTVGEIGLGVAFGPLGPKFGSMDFSLLPNLESLLLPSNGLTGGIPLQICGLLRLARLDLSFNSLSGELPSCLGNLTMLEILNLQGNLIRGQIPPEMSTLKGLVHLILGHNELTGNLTMLERLNLQGNLIRGQIPPELSTLKGLVQLILVDNELDADRFLSVIGNLETLTHLNLSLNNFSGQIPVEFGRLTLLLYLDLHNNSISGAIPESLILQLHLKSVNLSYNLFAGPISNLLLTAYSGDAFLGNEGLYHVKEIAQGRPPSRTDRTMVVLVLAILPMVFTVIGCCFLLRRGTKSDDTKETAEKDGDFMSIWNYDGKIAYEDIVEATEDFDIKYCIGTGGYGSVYRAELPSGKIVALKKLHRFEAEDPSFDRSFRNEVKHLTEVRHQSIIRLYGFCLHRRCMFLIYEYMERGSLFCTLRNDIEAMELDWPKRVNVIRDVAHALSYLHHDCAQPIVHRDVSSNNVLLNNEMQAFVSDFGTARLLDPDSSSNLTGNIAGTYGYIAPELAYSLMVSEKSDTYSFGVVAMETLMGKHPGEIMSGLSSSEGEGIMLLDMLDPRMPFPRKSSVARNIVQAISLALACLSADPKSRPTMKQVTEAFSARKISTIEPFQAISLAQIRQNLIGASMFSRHT, from the exons ATGTCTATCATTGCTCAGAAGAAAGATAGGCAAAGATCTACTCGTACTCAAGAATCAAAAACCAAGTTCATGGGTTCCTCCGTCTCGTACCCAATAGCCATACTGCTAATCATGTGGGCTACTTCAGCTCTTTCTAACTCTGCTTGTTCTCCAACATCGGAAGCGAGTGCCCTTCTTCGCAGCGGGTGGTGGCCCGACTATAAGACCGGCAACGGTAGCTTGCCTCCTTGCATGTGGCCCAATGTTGCGTGCTACGCCAACGGCACTGTCGGAGAAATCGGCCTGGGGGTTGCTTTCGGTCCGTTAGGACCCAAATTCGGCAGCATGGATTTCTCCCTCCTCCCAAACCTTGAATCCCTGTTACTTCCTTCCAATGGGCTCACCGGTGGAATACCCCTCCAAATATGTGGGCTTTTGAGGCTCGCCCGCCTCGACTTGTCCTTCAATTCTCTCTCTGGCGAGTTGCCTTCCTGTCTAGGGAACCTAACGATGCTCGAAATACTCAACCTTCAGGGTAATCTAATCCGCGGTCAGATCCCTCCGGAGATGAGTACTTTAAAGGGGCTGGTCCATTTGATTCTCGGGCACAATGAGCTGACAG GGAACCTAACGATGCTCGAAAGACTCAACCTTCAGGGTAATCTAATCCGCGGTCAGATCCCTCCGGAGCTCAGTACTCTAAAGGGGCTGGTCCAGTTGATTCTAGTGGACAATGAGCTGGATG CGGATCGGTTCCTGTCAGTCATAGGAAACTTAGAGACTCTCACTCATCTAAATTTGAGCTTGAACAATTTCAGCGGACAAATTCCCGTTGAGTTTGGTCGTTTGACCTTGTTGCTTTATCTCGATCTCCACAACAATTCTATTTCTGGCGCAATCCCTGAATCCCTTATCCTGCAGTTGCACTTAAAATCCGTCAACTTATCGTACAATCTGTTCGCAGGCCCGATTTCGAATCTCCTTCTCACTGCTTATTCAGGTGATGCGTTTCTTGGCAACGAAGGCCTATACCATGTGAAGGAGATTGCGCAGGGTCGTCCTCCTTCAAGAACTGATCGGACTATGGTTGTACTTGTTTTGGCTATATTGCCAATGGTCTTTACGGTCATTGGTTGTTGCTTCCTCTTAAGACGTGGAACGAAGAGCGATGACACAAAGGAGACAGCAGAAAAAGATGGAGATTTCATGTCCATATGGAATTACGATGGCAAGATCGCATATGAAGATATAGTCGAAGCAACAGAAGACTTCGACATCAAGTATTGCATCGGAACCGGTGGTTACGGCAGCGTCTACAGAGCAGAATTGCCCAGTGGCAAGATTGTGGCCTTGAAGAAACTTCATCGTTTCGAAGCAGAGGACCCGTCTTTCGACAGGAGCTTTAGAAACGAAGTGAAGCACTTGACGGAAGTGCGACACCAGAGCATAATTAGGCTCTATGGTTTCTGCTTGCACCGGCGATGCATGTTCTTGATTTATGAATACATGGAGAGGGGGAGTCTATTTTGCACATTGAGGAACGACATCGAAGCAATGGAACTAGATTGGCCCAAGAGAGTGAATGTCATCCGGGATGTGGCACACGCCTTGTCTTACTTGCACCATGATTGTGCTCAGCCTATCGTTCATCGAGACGTATCCAGCAACAACGTATTACTCAACAATGAAATGCAGGCTTTCGTGTCTGATTTCGGCACAGCGAGGCTCCTAGATCCTGACTCTTCATCCAATCTCACTGGCAATATTGCTGGTACATATGGATACATAGCACCAG AGCTCGCTTACAGTTTGATGGTTAGCGAGAAATCCGACACATACAGCTTCGGAGTCGTGGCGATGGAAACACTGATGGGCAAGCATCCAGGGGAGATCATGTCGGGACTATCAAGCTCAGAAGGAGAAGGTATCATGTTACTCGACATGTTAGACCCGCGCATGCCCTTTCCCAGAAAGAGTTCTGTCGCGAGAAACATTGTTCAAGCGATTTCTCTGGCGCTTGCTTGCTTAAGTGCTGACCCAAAGTCACGACCGACGATGAAACAAGTAACTGAAGCTTTTTCGGCTCGAAAGATTTCAACAATCGAGCCCTTCCAAGCAATCTCACTTGCACAGATCCGACAAAATCTAATTGGCGCATCGATGTTTTCTCGGCATACTTGA
- the LOC115727482 gene encoding probable WRKY transcription factor 72, translated as MLKLVEKDLPHPLQMRFFDILQQEAQEISSSNSSNEEAEEPQLVSLCLGSSQRTHDKKETSESDDPTQDIKTSLTLGLDLKSEFPSKLALDHRRKIQLESEAPDEEGGRETCLSSKTRKTTCDGEDNEVPQQEQVKRARVCVRARCDTATMNDGCQWRKYGQKISKGNPCPRAYYRCTVAPACPVRKQVQRCPEDMSILTTTYEGTHNHPVPISARAMASTTSAAASMLLSSSSTSTSDQSRLSGSTFHAALSFRPYDSYSRSRPILLQPSSALNPTITLDLAHDAPSSTSTMGHFKSKSNLGPASLLGHDYGSGRPMLLPGYVRAQAGPIGLEKQPQRGQMNPSTAVDKDQQIYSQQSLTETLTKVLTSDPSFRSIVAAAISSMVGGDKASTGQGETGKFGPAGL; from the exons ATGCTGAAGCTTGTTGAGAAGGATCTGCCACATCCCCTTCAAATGCGCTTCTTCGACATTCTCCAACAGGAGGCTCAAGAAATATCCTCCTCAAACTCTTCCAATGAAGAGGCCGAAGAACCTCAGCTCGTGTCTCTTTGCCTCGGAAGCAGCCAACGTACGCATGACAAGAAGGAAACGAGCGAGTCCGACGATCCTACACAAGACATCAAGACCAGCCTCACTCTCGGGTTGGACTTGAAGAGTGAATTCCCGTCAAAGCTAGCCCTAGATCATCGTCGCAAGATCCAGTTGGAATCGGAAGCTCCGGATGAAGAAGGAGGGAGAGAAACTTGTCTGTCAAGTAAGACTCGGAAGACGACTTGCGATGGTGAAGATAACGAGGTTCCACAGCAAGAGCAAGTGAAGAGAGCTAGGGTTTGTGTGAGGGCCAGATGTGACACAGCGACG ATGAACGATGGATGTCAATGGAGAAAATATGGACAAAAGATCTCCAAAGGGAACCCCTGTCCCCGAGCATATTACCGTTGTACAGTTGCCCCGGCATGCCCCGTCAGAAAACAG gtCCAAAGATGTCCTGAAGACATGTCCATATTGACCACCACCTATGAGGGCACTCACAACCACCCAGTTCCCATTTCAGCCAGAGCCATGGCTTCCACCACCTCGGCCGCTGCTTCCATGCTCTTGTCTTCCTCTTCAACCTCGACCTCTGATCAATCCAGACTCTCTGGTTCCACATTCCACGCAGCCCTAAGCTTCAGACCGTACGACAGTTATTCAAGAAGCAGGCCCATCTTGCTCCAGCCTTCCTCGGCTTTGAACCCGACAATCACTCTAGACCTCGCTCATGATGCGCCATCATCCACTTCGACCATGGGCCACTTCAAGTCCAAGTCCAACCTTGGGCCGGCATCTTTATTGGGCCACGATTACGGGAGTGGCCGTCCCATGTTGTTGCCTGGTTATGTCAGGGCCCAAGCTGGGCCCATCGGCCTGGAGAAGCAGCCCCAGCGAGGGCAGATGAATCCCAGCACCGCCGTGGACAAGGACCAACAAATTTATTCTCAACAGTCCCTGACGGAGACCCTGACCAAGGTGCTCACGTCTGACCCCAGTTTCCGGTCGATTGTGGCGGCGGCAATTTCGTCCATGGTCGGAGGTGATAAGGCATCCACCGGCCAAGGCGAAACGGGAAAATTTGGCCCGGCCGGACTATGA